CGGCAGTGCTCACCGGCCAGCAGGCTCAGCCACAAGACTCCCACAACCGCAGAAGCCCCGTAGACCCCCATTAGGCGGTCCCGCTTGGCCCAGTACGCCCTCACCCAGAATGGGCGGACATCGGCGGGCTTCGATGCCTCGAGACCCGACGACCACTTATCGAGCAACTGATCGGCAGTCTCGAATGCGGCCGCACTCGGGGGTGGGTCCTCGATCCAACCTTTCTCGATGCGGTCGCGTTCGGCGAAGTAGGATTGGGGCAGACGCTCGGGATCGGCCAGGACGGCCCTGGCGAAGCGCTCGTGCCGCCACCACACCGAAGTCTCTGTGAACTCGCCGCCGGGGATCGGACCGAGGTCGATCGGACGGTCGACGGCGACCGGCTTGAAGATCCCGACGCAGGGTGAAGAGGTGGCAGTTACCCAGTGCCGGATTGCGCCAGGGGTGAGGTCGGCGACCCATGATGCTGTCGACAGCGAACCGGCGACCACTCCGCCGCCGTGCATGCAGGGCATGTGAAGGGTGCCGTTGATCAGGTTGTAGTGGGGCCAGCGGCCGGTGCCGTGGCTGCGCAGCACCGCCATCAGGTCGGCCACTCCACCGGCCTTCGACGCCAGCCGGGTCGTGAGCCCGATGCGAATGTCACAGCCCGCCACCCTGGTCCGGAGTCGATCGCGATAGGCCCCGGCGAACCCGGGAATGGTGAGCCCGTTGGAGATGGACCGGACTCCTTCGGTGACGGACTCGATCGCCACCAGCTTTCCGGCCGTCTCCAGCACATAGGCCGAACCGGGATCGGCGACGATGAAGCTGTTGTGGTAGGTGAACTTCGGATTCTCGTAGCCGGCGCCGCCGCCCTGGCCGTGGGTCTCGAGCAGGTCCTTGATGGCGGCGACGGCGCCGGCCGCGCTGTCTGCTCGTTCCAGCGCCAGCCGGATCAGGTCCATTCCGGTGAGGCCGCGCTTTGCATACGGCTGATTGGTGAAGACCGCCTCGTTGCCGATAGTCACCCCGTGCTCGTTGGTGCCCATCTCGGCGCCCCACATCCAGAACGGGCGGCTGAGCAGCGTCGCCCAGGTGCGTTCGACCTGCGGAATCGTGATGTGCGTGCAGTCGACGGTTGCTCCCGGCTCATAGGCGCGACGGGGGTGCCATTCGAGGAACTGCGACTCGTTGGGATCACGGTCGGAGTTCTTGGCGAAGAGCACGCCTTCTGGTCGTTTCACGACGATCGTGTCACACAAGACGCACTTCCTTCATCGCTCGATGCCGGTCGGGAGGAGAAACCGGTAAGGGCGCCGTCTGATTGAGCGCTGCCACCAGCGATCTGCTTTGCGGAGGCTCTGCAGGACGGCCCACATGCGCGCATCGCTGCGGTAGTAGCGCGCCACTTCCACTTCGGTGATCGGCGGCTCGACCCGGGCGTTGGCGGCCTCGATGAGTGCGGGGATCCATTCGGTCAGGCGCTCCTTGTGGAAGTTGGCGGCGAGATCCACGAGCACGCTACGGGGCCGGTGGTAGGCGTCGATGATCAGCTTGGGGACGATCAGCCGGAGCGACCCGCGCAGTGCCCACGGCAGCGAAGCGAGGAAGACGCCGGTGTCGAGGCGATCCTTCCCCCGGCCGTCACGGAGGAGCGGGGTGGTGACGTCGAAGTAGGCGACCCGGCCTTGCGGTCCGAGAACCCAGTTGGACAGCTGACCGTCGAACCCGACGGATGAACCGGTCACTGCCAAGATGGCTCCTGCCAGTTGCTCGACGATCGCCAACCCCGTGGCCTGATCGCAATCACGGAGGAACTCGGTGAGGAGCCGTCCCTGGTCGATGAGCGGCTGAAGGCAGTAGGCGGCGACCTCGCTTCCAGAGACCCGCCAGGAATGCAGTTCAGAAGGCACCACCTCGATTCCGCGGGATTCCAG
The Acidimicrobiia bacterium DNA segment above includes these coding regions:
- a CDS encoding C69 family dipeptidase, encoding MCDTIVVKRPEGVLFAKNSDRDPNESQFLEWHPRRAYEPGATVDCTHITIPQVERTWATLLSRPFWMWGAEMGTNEHGVTIGNEAVFTNQPYAKRGLTGMDLIRLALERADSAAGAVAAIKDLLETHGQGGGAGYENPKFTYHNSFIVADPGSAYVLETAGKLVAIESVTEGVRSISNGLTIPGFAGAYRDRLRTRVAGCDIRIGLTTRLASKAGGVADLMAVLRSHGTGRWPHYNLINGTLHMPCMHGGGVVAGSLSTASWVADLTPGAIRHWVTATSSPCVGIFKPVAVDRPIDLGPIPGGEFTETSVWWRHERFARAVLADPERLPQSYFAERDRIEKGWIEDPPPSAAAFETADQLLDKWSSGLEASKPADVRPFWVRAYWAKRDRLMGVYGASAVVGVLWLSLLAGEHCR
- a CDS encoding DUF6206 family protein, with product MRPTTADLTALEEQVEAAFAGRDAENLAVLGYGEISTVLRLDLPGASFAAKRLPPFPDQASFDAYAVLFFEYITTLESRGIEVVPSELHSWRVSGSEVAAYCLQPLIDQGRLLTEFLRDCDQATGLAIVEQLAGAILAVTGSSVGFDGQLSNWVLGPQGRVAYFDVTTPLLRDGRGKDRLDTGVFLASLPWALRGSLRLIVPKLIIDAYHRPRSVLVDLAANFHKERLTEWIPALIEAANARVEPPITEVEVARYYRSDARMWAVLQSLRKADRWWQRSIRRRPYRFLLPTGIER